A single Tenacibaculum sp. 190524A02b DNA region contains:
- a CDS encoding M14 family metallopeptidase, which produces MKKVLLILLLISKITFSQNKVDLSYYLPTSVSYNKSIPTPKSVIGHEVGEWHITHDKLVMYMKVLAEKSDRITLEERGKTFEGRPLLLLKITSPINHQNIESIRKEHIEATNNTSINVSNLPIVVYQGFSIHGNEASGSNAALALAYYLAAAEGNEIEELLRNTVILFDSCLNPDGLQRFAYWANTNKATIINPDPNDREYHEVWPGGRTNHYWFDMNRDWLPVQLPESQARIKTFHEWLPNILTDHHEMGTNSTFFFQPGIPTRTNQLTPKLNQELTKEIGTYHAKAFDKIGSLYYSEEDYDDFYYGKGSTFPDINGSIGILFEQGSSRGHAQESDNGILTFPFTIRNQFTAALSTLEAAQKMRVKILKYQQNFYYGSRKEAKNEVLVFGDEKNAAKTNHLATVLKRHQIKIHELAQDVKRNGKKFKVGYSYVVPMNQKNKRLIEAIFDVRKTFKDSLFYDVSAWTFNHAFGVDLIKEQSLKLLGKEVVTIEKKKGRVIERSEVGYLMGWNEYYTPKALHKILSKGIRAKVGMKEFTNGGKTYDYGTIFIPTQNQKLSSVNLFKFLEQVAESSNVRIAGVSSGLNNGADLGSRNFKIIKNPKIAMLVGNGITSYDAGEIWHLLDQRYHTKVTKLDTNYLSKIDLSRYTTIIIPNSSSLSSTTLQKLKIWVRNGGILIGYRNAVKMLAENGLLKVVFNKPESTTVKDVSFESKKMLSGAQVIGGAIFEAKLDRSHPINFGYKNDKIAMFRNTTLFMKADKKSFNNPIQYTNAPLLSGYVSKENLKALKNTVPFKVQRYGTGKIIGFTDNTNFRAFWYGTNKLLMNAIFFGELM; this is translated from the coding sequence ATGAAAAAGGTACTACTTATACTTTTATTGATTTCTAAAATTACATTTTCACAGAACAAAGTTGACTTATCTTATTATTTACCTACCAGTGTAAGTTATAATAAAAGTATTCCAACTCCTAAATCTGTGATAGGACATGAAGTAGGTGAGTGGCATATTACACATGATAAGCTTGTGATGTATATGAAAGTGCTGGCAGAAAAATCTGATAGAATTACTTTAGAAGAACGAGGAAAAACATTTGAAGGAAGACCTTTGTTGTTGTTGAAAATAACAAGTCCTATAAATCATCAGAATATTGAAAGTATACGAAAAGAACATATTGAGGCGACCAATAATACATCAATAAATGTTTCAAATTTGCCAATTGTAGTGTATCAAGGTTTCTCTATTCATGGAAATGAAGCTAGTGGGTCTAATGCGGCATTGGCTTTAGCCTATTATTTAGCTGCTGCTGAAGGAAATGAAATAGAAGAGCTGTTGAGAAATACGGTTATTTTATTTGATTCTTGTTTAAACCCTGATGGACTTCAACGTTTTGCATATTGGGCAAATACTAATAAGGCTACTATTATTAATCCAGATCCTAATGATAGAGAATACCATGAAGTATGGCCAGGAGGAAGAACTAACCATTATTGGTTTGATATGAATAGAGATTGGTTACCTGTTCAGTTACCAGAAAGTCAAGCAAGAATAAAAACTTTTCACGAATGGCTACCTAATATTTTAACAGATCATCATGAAATGGGAACTAATTCTACTTTCTTTTTTCAACCAGGAATACCAACAAGGACAAATCAATTAACTCCAAAGTTAAATCAAGAGCTGACAAAAGAAATAGGAACGTATCATGCAAAAGCTTTTGATAAAATAGGTTCGTTATATTACTCAGAAGAAGATTATGATGACTTTTATTATGGAAAAGGTTCAACTTTTCCAGATATTAATGGAAGTATTGGAATTTTATTTGAGCAAGGGAGTTCAAGAGGACACGCGCAGGAAAGTGATAATGGAATTTTAACGTTTCCATTTACGATTAGAAATCAGTTTACGGCAGCATTATCTACATTAGAAGCTGCTCAGAAAATGCGTGTTAAAATTTTAAAATATCAACAAAACTTTTATTACGGATCAAGAAAAGAAGCTAAAAATGAAGTACTTGTTTTTGGTGATGAAAAAAATGCAGCTAAAACAAATCATTTAGCTACAGTTTTAAAAAGACATCAAATAAAAATACACGAATTAGCACAAGATGTAAAAAGAAATGGGAAAAAATTTAAAGTAGGTTATAGTTATGTAGTACCAATGAATCAGAAAAATAAACGATTAATTGAAGCAATTTTTGATGTAAGAAAAACATTTAAAGACAGCTTGTTTTATGATGTTTCTGCTTGGACATTTAATCATGCTTTTGGTGTTGATTTAATAAAAGAACAATCCCTTAAACTCTTAGGGAAAGAAGTGGTAACTATAGAAAAAAAGAAAGGGAGAGTCATAGAGAGAAGTGAAGTAGGTTATTTAATGGGATGGAATGAATATTATACTCCGAAGGCATTACATAAAATATTATCCAAAGGAATTAGAGCTAAGGTTGGGATGAAGGAATTTACCAATGGAGGAAAAACATATGATTATGGAACAATTTTTATTCCTACTCAAAATCAAAAATTATCTAGTGTTAACTTGTTTAAGTTTCTAGAACAAGTAGCTGAATCTTCTAATGTAAGAATAGCAGGTGTTTCTAGCGGTCTTAATAATGGAGCTGATTTAGGTAGTAGGAACTTTAAAATAATAAAGAATCCGAAAATAGCAATGTTGGTCGGAAATGGAATAACTAGTTATGATGCTGGTGAAATATGGCATTTATTAGATCAACGTTATCATACAAAGGTAACCAAGTTAGATACAAATTATTTATCTAAGATTGACTTGTCTAGATACACTACTATTATTATACCAAATAGTTCTAGTTTAAGTAGTACAACATTACAGAAGTTAAAAATTTGGGTAAGAAACGGAGGTATATTAATAGGGTATAGAAATGCAGTAAAGATGCTTGCTGAGAATGGTTTACTTAAGGTAGTGTTTAATAAGCCTGAATCGACTACAGTTAAAGATGTTTCTTTCGAAAGTAAAAAAATGTTATCTGGCGCTCAGGTAATTGGCGGTGCTATTTTTGAAGCTAAACTTGATCGTTCACATCCTATAAATTTTGGGTATAAAAATGATAAAATAGCTATGTTTAGAAATACAACCCTATTTATGAAAGCTGATAAAAAAAGTTTTAATAATCCAATTCAATATACAAATGCTCCTTTGTTAAGCGGTTATGTTTCAAAGGAAAACCTAAAAGCTTTAAAAAATACGGTACCTTTTAAAGTACAGAGGTATGGAACTGGAAAAATAATTGGATTTACTGATAATACCAATTTTAGGGCGTTTTGGTACGGAACCAATAAATTATTAATGAATGCGATTTTCTTTGGTGAACTGATGTAG
- a CDS encoding helix-turn-helix domain-containing protein: MESVPHFSTSDFKSQFFTNTKNPDLLFREDADNFFIAPFKAFKNLMLLPVPFYRRSITQVYLVTKGEMKKKCNLNQVTIKKGQAHIWLQDQIAAVDYFSDDIEGFYCHFNIDFLIQSKFTTKVMQDFLPLNNFMESNAITLDADAIATMTSSLKRMHYSYLHDYSPKKIRAYLLSVLYEINDQLPHQPIEKNVINRQTKLVNDFKQLLMDYNTKEQSITFYASKLGVSPNHLNKTVKQFTGKSTKMWMNESLIMGAKVLLKQSNLSIQEIGYTLGFTDPSYFTRFFKKHTGKSPSVFVNEK, encoded by the coding sequence ATGGAATCTGTTCCGCATTTCTCAACCTCTGATTTTAAGTCTCAGTTTTTTACCAATACTAAAAATCCCGATCTTTTATTTAGGGAAGATGCTGATAATTTTTTCATTGCACCTTTTAAAGCATTTAAAAACCTTATGCTATTACCAGTTCCATTTTATAGACGTTCAATTACACAAGTATATCTTGTTACTAAAGGAGAGATGAAAAAAAAATGTAACTTAAATCAAGTAACCATAAAAAAAGGACAAGCACATATATGGTTACAAGATCAAATTGCTGCGGTAGATTACTTTTCAGATGATATAGAAGGCTTCTATTGTCATTTTAACATTGATTTTTTAATACAGTCAAAATTCACAACTAAAGTCATGCAAGATTTTTTACCATTAAATAATTTCATGGAATCAAATGCCATTACATTAGATGCTGATGCTATTGCAACCATGACTAGTAGTTTAAAAAGAATGCATTATTCTTATTTACATGACTATTCACCTAAAAAAATACGAGCCTATTTATTAAGTGTTTTGTATGAAATAAACGACCAACTTCCACATCAACCTATCGAAAAAAATGTTATAAACAGACAAACCAAATTGGTTAATGACTTTAAACAACTACTGATGGATTATAATACTAAGGAACAAAGTATTACTTTTTATGCTTCTAAGCTAGGAGTTTCTCCTAACCATCTAAATAAAACAGTAAAACAGTTTACAGGAAAAAGTACTAAAATGTGGATGAATGAAAGTCTTATAATGGGAGCAAAAGTGCTTTTAAAACAATCTAACCTTAGTATTCAAGAAATTGGCTATACTTTAGGTTTTACTGACCCTTCTTATTTTACTCGATTTTTTAAAAAACATACTGGTAAATCTCCTTCTGTATTTGTTAACGAAAAATAG
- a CDS encoding WD40/YVTN/BNR-like repeat-containing protein has product MKLLQNIPLIFFTIILINCSDSNNTPANNNDNSNNYNVTLTPIKTPSNLPLNRIQFIDAKNGFIVAGKVYPDKNSEILKTTDGGNTWIKVYENNELLINDISIKNKNEIYCVAGNGTILSSINGGTTWSVNSDFKNKGYYMNAIKFTKNNEAYIVGSKNNTAKGFILKTTNNGLTWLDLEKENTNPDLNFNKVLENNSFTSIHYFPPTNTLVFSGGTWTNGKITIRQNDFWDVAKLNESAKFMDVVIKNNFLLTVGNNGITNATTEKGAMHSYNSDTKIWQKIDYKADNKLTAVTMEENTIITVGRNKSNNLSEGEFISISKDQGKTWHRIAHEYVTAGWNDITSLDIHTFYAVGYNGLLVKIALIPINQ; this is encoded by the coding sequence ATGAAACTACTACAAAATATACCCCTAATCTTTTTTACTATTATACTAATCAACTGTTCTGACAGCAATAATACACCTGCAAATAACAATGATAACTCAAACAACTATAACGTAACATTAACACCTATTAAAACTCCTAGCAACCTACCTCTGAATCGTATTCAGTTTATAGACGCTAAGAATGGTTTTATAGTAGCTGGTAAAGTATATCCTGACAAAAATAGTGAGATCCTTAAAACTACAGATGGTGGAAATACTTGGATTAAAGTTTATGAAAACAATGAACTTTTAATCAATGATATTTCTATAAAAAATAAAAATGAAATTTATTGCGTTGCTGGTAATGGCACTATCCTATCTTCAATAAACGGTGGTACAACATGGTCAGTTAATTCCGATTTTAAAAATAAAGGATACTACATGAATGCTATTAAGTTTACTAAAAACAATGAAGCTTATATTGTAGGATCAAAAAATAATACAGCTAAAGGATTTATTTTAAAAACTACCAACAATGGACTAACATGGTTAGACCTTGAAAAAGAGAATACAAATCCTGACCTTAATTTTAACAAGGTTCTAGAAAACAATTCATTTACTTCTATTCATTATTTCCCTCCTACTAACACTTTAGTCTTTTCGGGTGGTACTTGGACTAATGGTAAAATAACTATTAGACAAAATGATTTTTGGGATGTTGCTAAATTAAATGAATCTGCTAAATTTATGGATGTAGTCATTAAAAACAACTTCCTTTTAACCGTAGGAAATAATGGTATCACAAATGCAACTACTGAAAAAGGCGCTATGCATAGCTATAACTCTGACACTAAAATTTGGCAGAAAATTGATTATAAAGCAGATAATAAATTGACTGCCGTAACTATGGAAGAAAACACAATTATTACTGTAGGAAGGAATAAATCTAACAACTTATCTGAAGGAGAGTTTATCTCAATCTCAAAAGACCAAGGAAAAACATGGCATAGAATTGCACATGAATATGTTACTGCTGGATGGAATGATATTACTTCTTTAGATATACATACTTTTTACGCTGTTGGCTACAACGGATTATTAGTTAAAATAGCACTTATACCAATTAATCAATAA
- a CDS encoding T9SS type A sorting domain-containing protein: protein MQKHYYYFLLLLSITTFSIAQNVNIPDANFKNYLVNNHNINTNKDSEIQISEAQNYRNALVCIKCNITNLKGIEAFKNIIAINFNDNLLINHTVDLSDNKKLQLTNLSNNLLTQLDVSMLDKLEYLDCSSNSLTSLKLPQQLEGLKCDNNLLNTYFNNIQELENLLYLDANYNRFITLDLSKNKKLKQLYLKGNRLTSLNIANGNNHNFSTIVDEYNGVVFDASLNNIDKSRAINIDTSFCPPNDGSWLKDNYTEYSEKCTLSSYEYTLKNRIEIHPTITTDKLHINTNETIHNIEINNSNGQTLSVKLNKNTVDTSYLSSGIYFLKIKVNNQYIIKKFIKQ, encoded by the coding sequence ATGCAAAAACACTATTACTACTTTTTACTCCTATTATCCATAACAACTTTTAGTATAGCACAAAATGTAAACATTCCAGATGCTAACTTTAAAAACTATTTAGTCAACAACCACAACATAAACACAAATAAAGATAGTGAAATACAAATATCAGAAGCTCAAAATTATAGAAATGCGTTAGTATGTATTAAATGTAACATTACTAACTTAAAAGGAATAGAAGCTTTTAAAAATATAATTGCCATAAACTTTAACGATAACCTTTTAATTAATCACACCGTTGATTTAAGTGATAACAAAAAACTACAACTGACAAATTTGAGTAATAATCTATTAACCCAATTAGACGTATCCATGTTAGATAAATTGGAATACTTAGATTGTTCTTCAAACAGCTTAACAAGTTTAAAATTACCTCAACAGTTAGAAGGGCTTAAATGTGACAACAATCTTTTAAATACCTATTTTAACAATATACAAGAGCTTGAAAACTTACTTTATTTAGACGCAAATTACAATAGATTTATAACATTAGACCTATCAAAAAACAAAAAACTAAAACAACTATATTTAAAGGGAAATAGATTAACTTCTTTAAACATTGCTAATGGAAATAATCATAATTTTTCAACCATTGTAGATGAATATAATGGAGTTGTTTTTGATGCTTCTCTTAACAATATTGATAAATCAAGAGCCATTAACATAGATACTAGTTTCTGCCCTCCTAATGATGGAAGTTGGCTTAAGGATAATTATACTGAATACAGTGAAAAATGTACGCTTTCTTCATATGAGTATACCTTAAAAAATAGAATTGAAATACACCCTACTATTACTACCGATAAATTACACATCAACACTAATGAAACCATACATAATATTGAAATCAACAATAGTAACGGGCAAACTCTATCTGTAAAGCTAAATAAAAATACAGTTGACACAAGTTATTTGTCATCTGGAATTTATTTTTTAAAAATAAAAGTAAACAACCAATACATTATTAAAAAGTTCATCAAACAATAA
- a CDS encoding T9SS type A sorting domain-containing protein translates to MNKHIYFILSLFITTSINTLKANEIVSIPDTNFKNYLLSNTLINSNGDNEIQLSEAQSYGGGISCPDKKIISLKGIEAFVKLQVLNVSNNLLTKENVNLSNNKKLRFIKINNNLLTELDVSMLPRLSYLDCSINLIANLKLPLQIGRLKCNDNLLNENRINLKELNQLEYLDANRNQFTSLDLSSNSKLSQLYLKENRLIFLTIKNGNNVNFSAKVGGYFGIVFDVRYNSGTFPLIKVDDGFCPLNSNKWLKDNNTNYSGCTLSTKEFISQKPLTLFPTIATEKITLKTTENIEEIQLYNSNGQNIPATLDDQSINTSNLSSGMYFLKIQLPNKQITKKFIKQ, encoded by the coding sequence ATGAACAAGCACATCTACTTTATCCTATCCCTTTTTATAACCACTTCTATAAATACCCTAAAAGCAAATGAAATAGTAAGCATTCCTGACACTAATTTCAAAAACTATTTATTATCCAATACACTAATAAACTCAAATGGAGATAATGAAATACAACTTTCCGAAGCTCAAAGTTATGGTGGAGGTATTTCATGTCCAGATAAAAAAATAATTTCCCTAAAAGGCATTGAAGCTTTTGTAAAACTTCAAGTTTTAAATGTTAGTAATAACTTACTAACTAAAGAAAATGTAAATCTTAGTAACAATAAAAAGTTAAGGTTTATAAAAATTAACAACAATCTTCTTACTGAATTAGATGTTTCTATGCTACCTAGACTATCATATTTAGATTGTTCTATAAATTTAATAGCCAACTTAAAGCTCCCTTTGCAGATAGGCCGCTTAAAATGTAATGACAATTTATTAAATGAAAACCGTATTAATTTAAAAGAACTTAATCAACTAGAATATCTAGACGCTAATCGTAATCAATTTACCTCATTAGATTTATCAAGCAACTCCAAGTTATCTCAACTCTATCTAAAAGAAAACAGGTTAATATTCTTAACTATTAAAAACGGAAATAATGTTAATTTTTCCGCTAAAGTTGGTGGCTATTTTGGAATTGTTTTCGATGTAAGATATAATTCAGGCACTTTCCCTTTAATAAAAGTTGACGATGGTTTTTGCCCTTTAAACAGTAATAAGTGGTTAAAAGATAATAATACTAATTATAGTGGATGTACACTTTCTACTAAAGAATTTATTTCTCAAAAACCGTTAACCCTATTCCCTACAATAGCTACTGAAAAGATTACTTTAAAAACAACAGAAAATATAGAAGAAATTCAACTTTATAATAGTAACGGGCAAAACATTCCTGCAACTTTAGATGATCAAAGTATAAATACATCTAACTTATCTTCAGGCATGTATTTCCTAAAAATACAACTCCCAAATAAACAAATTACTAAAAAATTCATAAAGCAATAG
- a CDS encoding DUF1338 domain-containing protein, translating to MDTAQIFDKLWKEYTERTPSAQKIKDLFINKGNEVYNDHVAFRTFDDERVNIEVLATPFIEAGYEEKGDYVFEAKKLYAKHFEHKTDKNAPRVFISQLKTKEFSEDLQATVKRLMDGLSKEDLDAATLVFKGRLWEQPSFEVYEKLQKESEYAAWLYVNGFCSNHFTVDVNKLDTFNSLQEVNTFLKDNGYKMNTSGGEIKGTPEQFLEQSSVLADRIPVAFQETTKEITSCYYEFAFRHPMKSGELYSGFIAGSADKIFESTDMKLQ from the coding sequence ATGGATACAGCACAAATATTCGATAAGTTATGGAAAGAGTACACTGAGCGTACTCCTTCTGCCCAAAAGATTAAAGATTTATTTATAAATAAAGGAAATGAAGTATATAATGATCATGTTGCATTTAGAACCTTTGATGATGAGCGTGTAAATATAGAGGTGTTAGCTACTCCTTTTATAGAGGCTGGTTATGAAGAAAAAGGAGATTATGTTTTTGAAGCTAAAAAATTATATGCAAAGCATTTTGAGCATAAAACAGATAAAAATGCTCCTAGAGTGTTTATTAGTCAGTTAAAGACGAAGGAGTTTTCAGAAGATTTACAGGCAACTGTTAAACGATTGATGGATGGTTTATCTAAAGAAGATTTAGATGCTGCTACGTTAGTTTTTAAAGGACGTTTATGGGAGCAACCAAGTTTTGAGGTATATGAGAAGTTACAAAAAGAAAGTGAATATGCAGCTTGGTTATATGTAAATGGTTTTTGTTCTAACCACTTTACAGTAGATGTTAATAAATTAGATACATTTAACTCTTTACAAGAAGTAAATACATTTTTAAAAGATAATGGTTATAAAATGAATACTTCTGGGGGGGAAATTAAAGGAACTCCAGAGCAGTTTTTAGAGCAATCAAGTGTATTGGCTGATCGTATTCCTGTAGCATTTCAGGAAACTACTAAAGAAATTACTTCTTGTTATTATGAATTTGCTTTCCGTCATCCAATGAAAAGCGGTGAGTTATATTCTGGTTTTATTGCTGGTTCAGCAGATAAAATCTTTGAAAGTACGGATATGAAGTTGCAATAA
- a CDS encoding Lrp/AsnC ligand binding domain-containing protein: MDNQFDYIDQQILSKLRLDARKAYSQIAEELNVSNSLIHQRIKKLSNEGVIKNAEFVLDEKKLGYKTKSYTGIRLREARFAKSVMEELKKIDEITECNFVSGNYAIFILIFARDNEHLQKILYDKVHLINGVAGTDTFICFDTCFKRNVLID, from the coding sequence ATGGATAATCAATTTGACTATATAGACCAACAAATATTGTCAAAACTACGTTTAGACGCTAGAAAAGCCTATTCTCAAATAGCTGAAGAACTTAATGTTTCTAATTCTTTAATACATCAAAGAATAAAAAAACTAAGTAATGAAGGCGTGATAAAAAATGCCGAATTTGTACTTGATGAAAAAAAACTAGGTTACAAAACAAAATCCTACACGGGCATTAGACTACGTGAAGCTAGGTTTGCTAAAAGTGTGATGGAAGAATTAAAAAAGATTGATGAAATAACTGAATGTAATTTTGTTTCTGGTAACTATGCTATTTTTATTTTAATTTTTGCCCGAGACAATGAACATTTACAAAAAATACTATACGATAAAGTTCATTTAATAAATGGAGTAGCCGGAACTGATACTTTTATTTGTTTTGACACTTGTTTTAAACGAAATGTTTTAATTGACTAA
- a CDS encoding diphthine--ammonia ligase: MKNNAAILWTGGKDCALAFLKGLEANYIITHLVTFAPEKASFKAHNLSLIQEQVKAIGLPHLLLTVKPPMQESYENQIAFLKKEYQINALITGDIDEIENHDHWIEKCSEKSGMLVYNPLWKKPRTYLLEQLIKNKFHVIFSLVKKPFFTKEWVGKELNKETITELKKLNIDICGENGEYHSMVLNTPYFKKPITKEFSEVIETDAYYYLDIQPSNPKG, encoded by the coding sequence ATGAAAAATAACGCTGCTATTTTATGGACTGGTGGTAAAGACTGTGCTTTGGCTTTTTTAAAAGGTTTAGAAGCCAATTACATAATAACACATCTAGTAACTTTTGCCCCAGAAAAAGCTAGTTTCAAAGCCCATAATTTATCATTAATACAAGAACAAGTTAAAGCAATAGGTTTACCTCATCTACTATTAACTGTTAAACCACCTATGCAAGAAAGTTATGAAAATCAAATTGCTTTCTTAAAAAAAGAATACCAAATCAACGCCTTAATTACTGGTGATATTGATGAGATTGAAAATCATGACCATTGGATAGAAAAATGTAGTGAAAAATCAGGGATGCTTGTTTACAATCCGCTATGGAAAAAGCCTAGAACTTATTTATTAGAACAACTCATAAAAAATAAATTTCATGTTATTTTTTCATTAGTTAAAAAACCTTTTTTCACAAAAGAATGGGTTGGTAAAGAACTAAATAAAGAAACAATAACGGAATTAAAAAAATTAAATATAGATATTTGCGGAGAAAATGGAGAATACCATAGCATGGTATTAAATACTCCTTATTTTAAAAAACCTATAACAAAAGAGTTTTCAGAAGTTATAGAAACAGATGCCTATTATTATCTAGACATTCAACCTTCTAACCCTAAAGGTTAA